One segment of Streptomyces sp. XD-27 DNA contains the following:
- a CDS encoding helix-turn-helix domain-containing protein, giving the protein MRESDRIHIADRLREGATVRAIVAELGRSPSTVCREIRRHRYPVHGQYRTYAAQARADARRPRPSLGISDRTPL; this is encoded by the coding sequence CTGCGCGAGTCCGACCGGATCCACATCGCCGACCGGCTGCGCGAGGGCGCCACCGTCCGTGCGATCGTCGCCGAGCTGGGCCGCAGCCCCTCCACCGTCTGCCGCGAGATCCGCCGCCACCGGTACCCGGTCCATGGCCAGTACCGGACGTATGCGGCCCAGGCCCGCGCCGACGCCCGCCGGCCCCGTCCCAGTTTGGGAATATCGGACAGAACCCCGCTCTGA
- a CDS encoding nucleoside deaminase, which yields MTVSTATIVQDEQAWMQQAIAVATDSANSGGGPFGALIVKDGTVIATAHNQVTATNDPSAHAEVNAIRAACTALGTFVLEGCTLITSCEPCPMCLSTALWARVDRLVFSADRNDAAAAGFDDRKFYDLFEKRPQEAWPMQVVHLDLPTRTAPFDAWLAKSDRVDY from the coding sequence GTGACCGTGAGCACCGCGACCATCGTCCAGGACGAGCAGGCATGGATGCAGCAGGCCATCGCCGTCGCCACCGACAGCGCGAACAGCGGAGGCGGTCCCTTCGGCGCCCTGATCGTCAAGGACGGCACAGTCATCGCGACCGCACACAACCAGGTCACCGCGACGAACGACCCGTCCGCGCACGCCGAAGTCAACGCGATACGCGCCGCCTGTACGGCACTGGGCACCTTCGTCCTCGAAGGCTGCACCCTGATCACCTCGTGCGAGCCGTGCCCGATGTGCCTGTCCACCGCCCTGTGGGCGCGCGTCGACCGGCTCGTGTTCTCCGCCGACCGCAACGACGCCGCGGCGGCTGGCTTCGACGACCGCAAGTTCTACGACCTGTTCGAGAAGAGGCCCCAAGAAGCGTGGCCCATGCAGGTCGTCCACCTGGACTTGCCCACCCGCACCGCGCCGTTCGACGCGTGGCTCGCGAAGTCCGACCGCGTCGACTACTGA
- a CDS encoding DUF2511 domain-containing protein, translated as MVVGCSSGESKDDSSTAPPPSPSASAQAGVPPEGAIKDRVWLTAGDVKVWPFTVDQGGLRCREGAVTFMVDGTEYALNGTAKKVGFPSVEPVWAEDPELGSGLRVSLSEVLEIGQRLC; from the coding sequence ATGGTCGTCGGGTGCAGTAGTGGTGAGAGCAAGGACGATTCGTCGACTGCTCCGCCTCCGTCACCGTCGGCCAGTGCACAGGCGGGGGTGCCTCCCGAGGGGGCCATCAAGGACAGGGTCTGGCTGACGGCAGGGGATGTGAAGGTATGGCCATTCACCGTGGATCAGGGTGGTTTGAGGTGTCGTGAAGGTGCCGTGACGTTCATGGTGGACGGCACGGAGTACGCCCTGAACGGTACGGCTAAGAAGGTTGGATTCCCGTCGGTGGAACCGGTCTGGGCGGAGGACCCGGAGTTGGGCAGTGGGCTGCGGGTGAGCCTCTCGGAGGTGCTGGAGATCGGCCAACGGTTGTGTTGA
- a CDS encoding DUF4352 domain-containing protein, whose product MGDTLNLTGIEEGEKLAVTVVKVVDPAGAKDQFSSPEAGMRFVAVQFRLKNTGSKVYSNTPENGAKVVDVQGQQFDSTLTETTAGPNFAGSTTIALGDTALGFIVFEVPAASKVAKIQFAMNSGFSNNTGQWSVP is encoded by the coding sequence GTGGGTGACACTCTCAACCTGACCGGCATCGAAGAAGGAGAAAAGCTTGCCGTTACCGTGGTCAAGGTAGTCGATCCAGCCGGCGCCAAGGATCAATTCTCCAGCCCTGAAGCGGGGATGCGGTTCGTGGCAGTTCAGTTCCGGCTGAAGAACACTGGATCTAAGGTGTACAGCAACACACCGGAAAATGGAGCAAAGGTGGTGGATGTCCAGGGCCAGCAGTTCGACTCGACGTTGACTGAAACAACCGCCGGCCCGAACTTCGCTGGAAGCACTACTATCGCCCTGGGTGACACTGCACTGGGGTTCATCGTCTTCGAGGTTCCGGCCGCTTCAAAGGTCGCCAAGATTCAATTCGCAATGAACAGTGGATTCTCCAATAACACTGGCCAGTGGAGTGTTCCGTGA
- a CDS encoding YciI family protein — MKYMLLINAGAIDENGAAAECSVEDWMIYDKEVKDAGIWVSGESLADLVTATTVRVGQDGKRTVMDGPFAETREVLGGFYVIDVPDLDVALDWAARCPGARGSGTVVVRPIAEFGA, encoded by the coding sequence ATGAAGTACATGCTGCTGATCAACGCTGGTGCGATCGACGAGAATGGCGCGGCCGCCGAGTGCAGCGTCGAGGACTGGATGATCTATGACAAGGAAGTGAAGGACGCGGGGATCTGGGTTTCCGGGGAGTCGCTGGCCGACCTGGTCACCGCCACGACGGTTCGGGTCGGCCAGGACGGCAAGCGGACCGTCATGGACGGGCCGTTCGCCGAGACGCGCGAGGTTCTCGGCGGCTTCTATGTGATCGACGTGCCGGACCTGGATGTCGCGCTCGACTGGGCTGCCCGCTGTCCCGGCGCGCGCGGCAGCGGGACGGTCGTAGTGCGTCCGATCGCCGAGTTCGGGGCCTGA
- a CDS encoding RNA polymerase sigma factor, translating into MPIESSHQLSVQASVEWVFREERGRLLASLVRRFGDLDLAEEAASEAVEASLVHWPAEGVPARPGAWLLTTARRKAVDRLRRDQAYAARLAVLQVEADRANPVPTVNADGGLPDERLQMFFTCAHPALAAEDRTALTLRCLAGLTTPEVARAFLVPAATMAQRIVRAKKKIREARIPFRVPGADELPERLPGVLQVIYAIFTEGYAASSGPQLQRLDLAEEAVRLARILRRLMPAEREVTGLLGLMLLIHARREARTGPDSELVLLEDQDRGRWDRTMIEEGRGLVVSALTGGPPGPYGVQAAIAALHDEAVDLASTDWPQIVALYDVLLVLTPSPVVALNRAVAVAMRDGPQAGLALLDELADEPPLRRYHPYPAARADLLHRLGRLPEAAAAYREALDLAGTEPERTHLRRRLNTVSRTGETSSGMEPSR; encoded by the coding sequence ATGCCCATCGAGTCATCCCACCAGTTGTCTGTCCAGGCGTCCGTGGAGTGGGTGTTCCGTGAGGAGCGTGGTCGGCTGCTGGCCTCCCTCGTCCGCCGCTTCGGCGATCTCGACCTGGCCGAGGAGGCCGCCTCCGAGGCCGTCGAGGCGTCACTGGTGCACTGGCCGGCCGAGGGTGTTCCGGCCAGGCCCGGGGCCTGGCTGCTGACCACTGCGCGACGCAAGGCCGTCGACCGCCTGCGGCGGGACCAGGCATACGCGGCCCGCCTCGCCGTCCTGCAGGTGGAGGCGGACCGGGCCAACCCCGTCCCGACCGTGAACGCCGACGGCGGCTTGCCCGACGAGCGGTTGCAGATGTTCTTCACCTGCGCCCACCCCGCCCTCGCGGCCGAGGACCGCACGGCGCTGACCCTGCGCTGCCTGGCCGGGCTGACGACGCCCGAGGTGGCGCGGGCTTTTCTCGTCCCTGCCGCGACGATGGCGCAGCGGATCGTGCGGGCGAAGAAGAAGATTCGCGAGGCTCGTATCCCGTTTCGCGTGCCCGGCGCCGATGAGCTGCCGGAGCGCCTGCCCGGGGTGCTCCAGGTCATCTATGCGATCTTCACCGAGGGGTACGCGGCCAGCTCGGGCCCGCAGTTGCAGCGGCTCGATCTCGCGGAGGAGGCCGTCCGGCTGGCGCGGATACTGCGCCGGTTGATGCCCGCCGAGCGGGAGGTCACCGGCCTGCTCGGGCTCATGCTGCTGATCCACGCGCGACGCGAGGCCCGGACCGGTCCGGACAGCGAGCTCGTGTTGCTCGAGGACCAGGATCGCGGCCGCTGGGACCGCACGATGATCGAGGAGGGGCGCGGCTTGGTGGTCTCCGCGCTGACTGGCGGACCGCCCGGCCCGTACGGTGTGCAGGCCGCCATCGCCGCCCTCCATGACGAGGCCGTCGACCTTGCGTCCACCGACTGGCCACAGATCGTAGCCCTCTACGACGTGTTGCTCGTGCTCACTCCGTCCCCCGTCGTCGCGCTGAACCGGGCGGTGGCGGTGGCGATGCGCGACGGCCCGCAGGCGGGCCTGGCGCTGCTCGACGAGCTGGCCGACGAGCCGCCACTGCGCCGCTACCACCCCTACCCGGCCGCCCGGGCGGACCTGCTGCACCGGCTCGGCCGACTGCCCGAGGCAGCCGCGGCCTACCGGGAAGCGCTCGACCTGGCCGGCACCGAACCCGAACGGACCCACCTGAGGCGCAGGCTGAACACGGTCAGCCGCACCGGTGAGACGAGTAGCGGCATGGAACCCTCCAGGTGA